One genomic region from Thermoplasmata archaeon encodes:
- the argS gene encoding arginine--tRNA ligase produces MNPLQLFRGEIARVIGAVIGHDMHIQIDEPPEGYGDFCVKCFQFSKKLSRSPEEIAKEFATRFSSNPMFKNVEAKGGYLNFYVNQNELTRIVLEMVLEEREEYGNGNKKGSIIVEHTSANPTGPLHVGRGRNPIIGDTLARILRALGYNVKTEYYVDDMGRQLAILAWAYKKYGVEAVKSSREKEDHVFVELYRKGNEMFEKDEQARREIEETIRQIEHGNREVIASQRRIAEQCMKGIISTLAQCNIHIDNFVYESEFLLDGSVYEVMEKLKKSEHAGCENGAYFIDLASFGFHGKDSKFFFTRSDGTSLYTTRDIAYHINKLSRCDVAINILGEDHKLQARMVAISLGEIGFEKKPEVLFYSFVSLPEGKMSTRAGRVVYLDDLIDEAIAKAREEILKRGRENKVDVEKVAVSVAIGAIRFNIVKIQPEKQIVFRWEEALNFEGNSAPFVQYAHARAASILRNGNVDVSKISYNVEHLHTPEEIALIKVLAKFPDVVEIAGEQRKVYLIPQYLHKLAETFNTFYRYVPVLNAGEERETRIALVYATKCVLAKGLRLLGIDALEEM; encoded by the coding sequence ATGAATCCGCTACAACTGTTCAGAGGAGAAATTGCTAGGGTGATAGGTGCAGTCATAGGACATGACATGCACATCCAAATAGACGAGCCCCCAGAGGGATACGGAGATTTTTGTGTGAAATGCTTCCAGTTTAGCAAAAAACTCAGTAGATCTCCGGAAGAAATAGCTAAAGAATTTGCGACCCGATTTAGCAGTAACCCAATGTTTAAAAATGTGGAGGCAAAAGGCGGTTATCTCAACTTTTATGTAAATCAGAATGAGCTTACAAGAATTGTGCTGGAAATGGTGCTGGAGGAAAGGGAGGAATATGGAAATGGGAACAAAAAAGGCAGTATAATCGTGGAACACACAAGTGCAAATCCCACAGGACCTTTGCATGTAGGCAGAGGCAGAAACCCAATAATTGGTGATACACTGGCTAGAATTCTCCGTGCTCTCGGCTACAATGTTAAAACCGAGTATTATGTAGATGATATGGGAAGACAGCTAGCCATTCTTGCTTGGGCATACAAGAAATATGGAGTTGAAGCGGTGAAGTCATCAAGAGAAAAAGAGGACCACGTGTTTGTTGAACTCTATAGGAAAGGAAACGAAATGTTTGAGAAAGATGAGCAGGCAAGGCGAGAAATTGAGGAAACAATTAGACAGATAGAACATGGCAATAGAGAAGTGATTGCCTCTCAGCGAAGAATTGCAGAGCAATGCATGAAGGGTATAATTTCTACATTGGCGCAATGTAACATCCACATAGATAACTTTGTGTATGAGTCAGAATTTCTGCTTGACGGTAGCGTTTACGAAGTCATGGAAAAGTTGAAAAAATCGGAGCATGCAGGATGTGAAAACGGCGCTTATTTCATAGACCTTGCATCCTTCGGTTTTCACGGCAAAGACAGTAAGTTTTTCTTTACAAGAAGTGATGGCACCTCTCTTTATACGACAAGAGATATTGCCTACCATATAAATAAATTATCAAGATGCGATGTGGCAATCAATATTTTAGGCGAAGACCATAAGCTTCAGGCTAGAATGGTTGCAATATCTTTAGGTGAGATTGGCTTTGAGAAAAAGCCAGAGGTTTTATTTTATTCGTTTGTGTCTTTGCCGGAGGGGAAAATGTCCACAAGAGCGGGTAGGGTTGTATATCTTGACGACCTGATTGATGAGGCGATTGCTAAAGCAAGAGAGGAGATTCTTAAGAGAGGAAGAGAAAATAAGGTAGATGTGGAGAAGGTGGCGGTCTCAGTAGCGATTGGTGCGATTAGGTTTAACATTGTGAAAATTCAGCCAGAGAAACAAATTGTCTTTAGATGGGAGGAAGCGCTCAATTTTGAGGGCAATTCCGCACCTTTTGTCCAGTATGCTCATGCGAGAGCAGCAAGCATTCTCAGAAATGGAAATGTTGATGTCAGTAAGATTTCATACAACGTTGAGCACCTCCACACTCCAGAAGAGATTGCATTGATTAAGGTGTTAGCGAAGTTCCCAGATGTTGTAGAGATTGCAGGAGAGCAGAGAAAAGTTTACCTTATTCCACAGTACCTTCATAAGCTAGCTGAAACATTCAATACATTTTATAGATATGTACCTGTCCTAAATGCTGGTGAAGAGCGGGAAACTAGAATCGCTCTGGTGTATGCAACCAAATGTGTGCTTGCTAAGGGTCTGAGATTGCTAGGGATTGACGCGTTAGAGGAGATGTGA
- a CDS encoding NUDIX domain-containing protein: MYTTDVKVYLKRGEKFILSEGRYTILRAIAETGSLSKASAKLGMSYRYLWGVVRKIEDACGEKVVVRERGGKRGGAAWLTPSGKEMLEMFERENSTIKNYAKYKHQRKPLLTADGVLIKHDKILLIRRKNEPWKGMYALPGGFVEYGETVEQTVLREVQEETGLQAKILGIVGIYSAPNRDPRGHIITVAYLLDTPRLENARAGDDAAAVKIFELEKLPPLASDHQKIVSDAIEIVKKQRRSV; encoded by the coding sequence ATGTACACGACAGATGTTAAGGTTTATTTGAAGAGAGGTGAGAAATTTATTCTCAGTGAAGGAAGATATACCATTCTCAGAGCCATTGCAGAAACTGGCTCTCTTTCTAAGGCCTCAGCAAAACTTGGAATGTCCTACAGGTATCTTTGGGGTGTTGTCAGAAAAATAGAGGATGCATGTGGCGAAAAAGTTGTGGTGAGAGAAAGAGGAGGAAAAAGAGGAGGTGCTGCGTGGCTTACGCCAAGTGGCAAGGAGATGCTCGAAATGTTCGAACGTGAGAATAGCACAATAAAAAATTATGCAAAATACAAGCATCAGCGCAAGCCCTTGCTAACCGCGGATGGAGTGCTTATTAAGCATGACAAAATTTTGCTTATCCGGAGAAAGAATGAGCCCTGGAAAGGAATGTATGCATTGCCTGGTGGTTTTGTAGAGTATGGTGAAACGGTTGAACAGACGGTTTTGAGAGAAGTTCAGGAGGAAACAGGTCTCCAGGCCAAAATTTTAGGGATTGTAGGTATTTACTCTGCACCAAATCGAGACCCAAGAGGACACATAATCACTGTTGCTTATCTTCTTGATACACCACGGCTCGAAAATGCAAGAGCAGGCGATGATGCTGCAGCTGTAAAAATTTTTGAGCTTGAAAAGTTACCCCCTCTCGCCTCAGATCATCAAAAGATTGTTAGCGATGCAATTGAGATTGTGAAAAAGCAGAGAAGAAGTGTGTAA
- a CDS encoding redox-regulated ATPase YchF, which produces MELGIVGKPNVGKSTFFAAATLASAQIASYPFTTIEPNMGVAYVRAKCPHVELNVQCNPKNSLCVDGTRLVPVKMIDVAGLVPDAHKGKGLGNKFLDDLRQADCLIHIVDASGSTTCDGNLCNVGEHNPIEDVQFLEKEIYYWLAGILMKDWERRARGIEISGGKLEDMLSEKLAGLGITQKHIIAALHTAPVDVSKPSKWREEEFVAFSKVLIKISKPIIIAANKADIAPEEHLKKLLSLKDYIVIPTMADYELALRRAAKAGVIRYTPGDMEFEILKPESLNEAQKKGLEKISIALKKFGGTGVQKCIETAVFKLLDRIVVYPVEDENHFRDKEGRVLPDAFLMPKESTARDLAYKVHTDLGKNFIRAINARTKMVLGSDYVLRDGDIIKIVAKV; this is translated from the coding sequence GTGGAGCTCGGAATAGTGGGTAAGCCCAATGTCGGGAAGAGCACATTCTTTGCTGCGGCCACACTTGCAAGTGCACAGATTGCAAGCTACCCTTTCACCACAATCGAGCCAAACATGGGGGTTGCGTATGTGCGTGCCAAATGCCCCCATGTTGAGCTCAATGTTCAGTGCAATCCTAAAAATTCGCTCTGCGTGGATGGCACACGGCTTGTGCCAGTAAAAATGATTGATGTTGCTGGGCTTGTCCCTGATGCCCACAAGGGCAAGGGGCTGGGAAACAAGTTCCTGGATGACCTTCGACAGGCAGATTGTCTGATACATATAGTTGATGCCAGTGGTTCCACAACATGCGATGGGAACCTCTGCAATGTAGGTGAGCATAACCCTATAGAGGATGTGCAATTTCTGGAAAAGGAAATTTATTACTGGCTTGCTGGAATTCTGATGAAGGACTGGGAGAGGAGGGCAAGAGGAATTGAAATTTCTGGTGGAAAGCTGGAAGACATGCTTTCAGAGAAACTTGCAGGTCTCGGAATAACCCAGAAACACATCATTGCTGCCCTGCATACAGCACCAGTCGATGTTTCAAAGCCCAGCAAGTGGAGGGAAGAGGAATTTGTTGCATTTTCAAAAGTTCTGATTAAAATTTCGAAGCCAATAATCATTGCTGCAAATAAGGCGGACATAGCTCCAGAGGAACATCTGAAAAAACTTCTCTCTTTAAAAGATTACATTGTTATTCCTACTATGGCGGACTATGAGTTGGCATTACGAAGGGCTGCGAAGGCGGGAGTGATAAGATACACGCCTGGTGATATGGAATTTGAGATTTTGAAGCCGGAAAGCTTGAATGAAGCCCAGAAAAAGGGACTTGAAAAAATCAGCATTGCACTAAAAAAATTTGGAGGTACAGGTGTGCAGAAGTGCATTGAAACTGCCGTATTCAAGTTACTGGACAGAATTGTGGTATATCCAGTTGAGGATGAAAATCATTTCAGGGATAAGGAAGGAAGGGTGCTTCCTGATGCATTTCTAATGCCCAAGGAGAGCACTGCAAGAGATTTAGCTTACAAAGTGCATACTGACCTTGGGAAAAATTTCATAAGAGCGATTAACGCCAGAACAAAGATGGTGCTTGGCTCCGACTATGTGCTAAGAGATGGGGATATAATTAAAATTGTTGCGAAGGTTTAA
- a CDS encoding fibronectin type III domain-containing protein encodes MKNLAMFVLVFMVAVSTIPFKGLCSADFKTEDIVGIWDFNEASSSIVHDLSGNNNNGTISGATWTEGVFGSALEFDGTDDIVSVPKSASLSITSQITLECWIKPVIPYYSYYPSIITSQYDWDRPELVGGSPGSKHYTFEGELANGNRFSIAGPDLQNGVWYHIVGTYDGLSAKLYINGSLVGIHNVTGVLKTPTGDLRFGDRDSGYMHAYPGIIDEVAIYSRALNGSEIMEHYLAKFPSAPQNLSATIEGSAIRLSWEVPANLLGSKVLNYKVYRGTVSGGETLLTTIGNTTTYLDTNVLPEEVYYYRVSAVNVLGEGALSDEVSIALVKPSEPQNLSGYCYNSKVYLNWQAPITGAVTNYRIYRGSSSGNESLYAEIGNVLSFVDTNVSLSNTYFYKVTAINPQGESNFSNEINVTVKPPQPPTKPLNLRITATYAKVSLVWDPPADDGGTPITNYKIYKGNTSGNETLLATIANITHYTDNTVAIWTEYFYQVSAINSAGEGVRSDELKVLVTGPTPPSEPQNLLVTQQNGSLVLTWLPPLNDGGSAITNYRIYRSTASGAETPFAVIGNITTYTDTNVTAGTTYYYQVSAINAIGEGNKSNEANATAATTPAPPKNLTGYFDAAGSVVRIAWQPPSDTGGIQISGYKVYRGLVSGAETYLDSVSALAYVDATVQFGRTYYYVVRAYNTVGESPASNEISVLTGYLPSQPRFLTASVLDKNVTLTWVMPLDTGYFPITNYRIYRGTEPGNLSLIAVNANITSYTDTLSTGGTYYYAVSAVNAVGEGAKSDVVSASVIGAPGKVRNLTAEGKAGKIVLSWEAPLSDGGSQITNYKVYRGMSPDNLSLLATLGVQYSYTDTNIISGTDYFYAVSAVNGYGEGLLSDVVSAKAIGVPGKAQYLEAVAGNGTVNLSWYPPLSDGGSQIIKYNIYRGLNETNLTKIAEVNTTTYMDKNLKNGVRYYYAVSAENAAGESEKAIVSAVPFTVPGKVLNLRVVSKLLWITLEWSKPTDDGGSNITAYRIYRWVDGENETLLEEVSAGNTTYIDISVEPGKSYHYRVSAVNGAGEGEKSNEITATVETSEAIVNTCILGILLVVIAGIVVVVLLIYFLFLRKKKKQS; translated from the coding sequence ATGAAGAACTTGGCAATGTTCGTGCTTGTATTCATGGTTGCAGTGTCTACAATCCCTTTTAAAGGGCTATGTTCTGCAGATTTCAAAACTGAAGACATCGTGGGCATCTGGGATTTCAATGAAGCATCTTCGTCTATTGTACATGATCTGAGTGGAAATAATAACAACGGAACAATATCAGGGGCCACATGGACGGAGGGAGTTTTTGGAAGTGCTCTCGAATTCGACGGAACTGATGACATTGTGAGTGTGCCGAAGAGTGCCTCTCTGTCAATTACCTCTCAAATTACTCTCGAATGTTGGATTAAACCGGTTATCCCATATTACTCTTACTATCCTTCTATTATTACTTCTCAATATGACTGGGACAGACCTGAACTGGTTGGTGGTTCGCCCGGGAGTAAGCACTACACGTTTGAAGGCGAATTGGCTAATGGTAATCGTTTTAGTATTGCTGGTCCTGATCTCCAAAACGGCGTTTGGTACCATATCGTAGGCACATATGATGGCCTTTCGGCAAAGCTCTATATTAACGGTTCACTTGTTGGCATTCATAATGTCACTGGTGTATTGAAAACCCCAACAGGGGACCTTAGATTTGGAGATAGAGATTCCGGATACATGCACGCATATCCCGGCATCATCGACGAAGTGGCGATTTATTCCCGTGCATTGAACGGAAGTGAAATAATGGAGCATTATCTTGCTAAGTTTCCCTCAGCACCCCAAAATCTAAGCGCAACAATTGAAGGCAGTGCAATTCGGCTTTCATGGGAAGTCCCAGCCAACCTTCTTGGAAGCAAAGTGCTTAACTATAAAGTTTACAGAGGCACAGTATCTGGTGGAGAGACACTTCTTACTACAATAGGGAATACAACTACATATCTAGATACAAATGTACTGCCAGAAGAAGTGTATTACTATCGTGTTTCTGCAGTGAATGTGCTGGGTGAAGGTGCCCTCTCAGATGAAGTGTCTATAGCGCTGGTGAAGCCAAGTGAACCCCAAAATCTCAGTGGCTACTGTTACAACTCCAAGGTATATCTAAACTGGCAAGCACCGATAACAGGTGCTGTCACGAACTACAGAATCTACAGAGGCTCCTCTTCTGGAAACGAAAGCTTATATGCAGAAATAGGCAATGTTCTCTCTTTTGTAGACACAAATGTATCCCTAAGTAACACCTACTTCTACAAAGTCACCGCCATAAACCCGCAAGGAGAGAGTAACTTTTCAAATGAAATAAATGTGACAGTTAAGCCCCCCCAACCACCCACAAAACCCCTTAACCTCCGGATAACTGCTACATATGCCAAAGTATCCCTCGTTTGGGATCCACCAGCAGATGATGGAGGCACTCCGATCACAAACTACAAAATTTACAAGGGCAACACATCTGGGAACGAAACTTTGCTTGCCACTATTGCAAACATAACGCACTATACAGATAACACGGTAGCCATCTGGACTGAGTATTTCTATCAGGTTTCAGCAATAAATTCTGCTGGTGAAGGTGTCCGCTCTGATGAACTTAAAGTTCTGGTTACTGGCCCCACACCCCCATCTGAACCGCAGAATCTCCTTGTGACGCAGCAAAATGGTTCTCTCGTGCTAACATGGTTGCCTCCACTTAACGATGGTGGCAGTGCAATTACAAACTATAGGATTTACAGGAGCACAGCATCTGGTGCAGAAACCCCATTTGCAGTGATAGGCAACATAACAACTTACACAGATACAAATGTAACAGCTGGCACAACATACTACTATCAGGTCTCAGCAATAAATGCAATTGGAGAAGGAAACAAATCGAATGAGGCAAACGCAACTGCAGCAACCACACCAGCACCACCAAAGAATTTAACTGGGTACTTTGACGCAGCAGGAAGTGTGGTGAGAATTGCCTGGCAACCTCCTTCAGATACAGGCGGAATTCAAATATCTGGCTACAAGGTTTATCGTGGGCTTGTAAGTGGAGCTGAGACATATCTAGACAGCGTAAGTGCCCTTGCTTATGTAGATGCAACTGTGCAGTTCGGTAGAACATACTATTATGTGGTGAGGGCCTATAACACAGTGGGCGAAAGCCCTGCCTCCAACGAAATTTCTGTGCTTACTGGCTATCTTCCCTCCCAGCCCCGTTTCCTGACTGCATCAGTTCTGGATAAGAATGTTACTCTTACCTGGGTGATGCCGTTAGATACTGGCTATTTCCCAATCACAAACTACAGAATTTACAGAGGCACTGAACCAGGTAATCTTTCTCTGATTGCAGTCAATGCTAACATAACCTCCTACACCGACACGCTCTCAACTGGTGGAACTTATTACTATGCTGTAAGTGCTGTGAATGCAGTGGGAGAAGGTGCAAAATCCGATGTTGTGAGTGCAAGTGTGATTGGTGCACCAGGTAAGGTAAGAAATCTCACTGCTGAAGGAAAAGCTGGAAAAATAGTGCTTAGCTGGGAGGCCCCACTGAGTGATGGTGGAAGCCAAATAACTAATTATAAAGTTTATAGGGGCATGAGTCCAGATAACCTCTCGCTTCTTGCCACACTAGGAGTCCAGTATTCGTACACAGACACAAACATTATCTCTGGCACAGATTACTTCTATGCGGTGAGTGCGGTAAATGGTTATGGAGAAGGACTTCTTTCCGATGTGGTGAGTGCAAAAGCGATTGGTGTGCCAGGCAAAGCCCAGTATTTGGAAGCAGTTGCAGGCAATGGAACTGTGAATTTAAGCTGGTATCCTCCATTGAGCGATGGTGGGAGCCAGATAATCAAATACAACATTTACAGGGGTCTAAATGAGACCAACCTGACGAAGATTGCAGAGGTCAATACTACAACATACATGGACAAAAATCTGAAGAACGGTGTCAGATACTACTATGCAGTGAGTGCTGAAAATGCTGCTGGAGAAAGCGAGAAGGCAATTGTGAGTGCGGTGCCTTTCACAGTGCCAGGCAAGGTGCTGAATCTTCGTGTGGTGAGCAAATTGCTCTGGATAACGCTAGAATGGAGCAAGCCCACAGACGATGGCGGTTCAAACATCACTGCATACAGAATTTACAGATGGGTGGATGGTGAAAACGAGACCTTGCTTGAGGAAGTGAGTGCTGGCAACACAACATACATTGACATTAGTGTGGAGCCGGGAAAGAGTTATCACTACAGGGTCTCTGCAGTAAATGGAGCAGGAGAAGGTGAAAAATCAAATGAAATCACGGCAACAGTTGAGACAAGCGAAGCAATCGTCAACACCTGCATTCTTGGTATTCTGCTGGTTGTGATTGCTGGAATTGTAGTCGTGGTCCTTCTTATCTACTTCCTATTCCTCAGAAAGAAAAAGAAACAATCTTAA
- a CDS encoding glycosyltransferase family 4 protein: protein MKKVCIITKDLTANPKIGFALHVHNLAKELGRKYSVEVISFGGMITESRTIKIAKHVTIVEIPDYFSLFIGAITYKLFKKPTLDYFLSVSAKKRAIFRKIALRKIEESDVVVFEGCWHAGVLPYISENKLIIYNAHNLEYFLKRQVYTDFFTKKYLLENIYDIERNMVNRARYIFALSPVDAEEFVRFYKTNPTKILVNFTFAVDIPDKNYTRKYADPKNIVFMGSTYFANIEAVEFINNVLAVEMPEYQFHLIGEAGKHIKKPRKNVQVHGFVPKTVKQTILEKCGIAIAPIFHGSGICGKIIEYMAYGLPVVCTPLAFRGLGIPINLVILADREDYPEKIRQCSSEMLENLSRNGREFFLTNRTPEVLMKDWERVIDGTC from the coding sequence ATGAAAAAGGTGTGCATAATCACAAAGGACTTAACAGCTAATCCTAAAATTGGATTTGCACTTCATGTGCACAATCTAGCAAAAGAACTGGGAAGAAAATACAGTGTGGAAGTTATATCCTTTGGTGGCATGATTACCGAGAGTAGAACCATAAAAATTGCAAAGCATGTTACTATTGTTGAAATACCTGATTATTTCTCGCTTTTTATTGGTGCAATTACATATAAACTTTTCAAAAAACCTACACTTGACTACTTTTTAAGTGTTAGTGCGAAAAAAAGAGCCATATTCAGGAAAATTGCATTGAGAAAAATAGAAGAGTCTGATGTCGTTGTGTTTGAAGGATGTTGGCATGCCGGAGTTTTACCATATATTTCAGAAAATAAACTCATAATATATAATGCACACAATCTAGAATATTTTTTAAAACGACAGGTATATACTGATTTTTTTACTAAAAAATACCTTCTTGAAAATATATATGATATCGAAAGAAATATGGTCAATAGGGCGAGGTATATTTTTGCGTTATCTCCTGTAGATGCAGAAGAATTCGTACGGTTCTATAAAACAAATCCAACAAAAATATTGGTAAATTTTACATTTGCGGTTGACATACCTGATAAAAATTACACAAGAAAATATGCAGATCCGAAAAATATTGTATTTATGGGGAGCACTTACTTTGCAAACATTGAGGCAGTTGAGTTCATTAATAATGTTCTTGCAGTAGAAATGCCGGAGTATCAATTTCATTTGATTGGGGAGGCAGGAAAACACATAAAGAAGCCAAGAAAAAATGTGCAAGTCCATGGCTTTGTTCCAAAAACAGTTAAACAAACAATTCTAGAAAAATGTGGAATTGCAATTGCACCAATATTTCATGGGAGTGGGATTTGTGGAAAGATAATTGAGTATATGGCGTACGGACTGCCAGTTGTATGTACTCCCCTTGCATTCAGAGGATTAGGGATCCCTATAAACTTAGTTATTTTGGCAGATAGGGAGGATTATCCAGAAAAGATACGGCAATGCAGCTCAGAAATGCTGGAGAACCTTTCAAGAAATGGACGAGAGTTCTTCCTCACGAACAGAACACCAGAAGTTCTTATGAAGGACTGGGAAAGGGTTATAGATGGAACATGCTAA
- a CDS encoding tetratricopeptide repeat protein — protein MVWQNVIGHFFTKKEWLNSTALVFQLTILVSLLTYYLFRDFFTTIFFGYALTMLLLCILAFLFTLLALRKALSLRGIAAPANIVFVSGLCLLSAEALFHSFGTDVLIFPHSAFFFMGVILLAAGAYLVAKLTEFENKHTAVLMLWVIGNILLIFAVSKHWYENITFSVRDSIVLFGGALISLLGVFQHILITSYGRELDSAIILGDAKYVSGKFDEAIEHYETGLKLDPKNEYLIVRKGMTLLRMGLNENAYRLFSSASNDFPSSMEILIGAGIAATKLGRHSTALEHFHRAESIQKTAGLYNNMGNVLFNMGRIEEALDYYKKAIELDKNYETAYLNAANVLTRAKRFEEAIALINTLLKQNPNSAEAHYQMSKIYMEMGEYVKSIEEVDTAIMLKPTFSDAWIGRGALIERMRHGKIEIEPKPVPSASRKTTVLNLLRLRIFSTLEEYQKFANTIFPEPSTEFKGTVEITETVEQARKAFLEKKWEPAVKLAKKVLEQEPDNLDALLILANALEATGNYGDASTAYRKAAEHSKRPETYIKATITAAMAGYWLEAVESIDALLEKERENAEAWVIKGLLLYFLDVPLSSIECFEYALAFQPENKDALYGKGLALMKLGLESEAAACFSQANAVSIYFTEIFSKLPERKKSLKDYLRYAAELAHRKKFEEAIRFLSFVLKVKGDDENVCYFAAVIYGTMKKYGKAEELLRSAVEKDADNPNFVTALAEILRKSGKAKEAVSLVENYISKRENPPAELIAEHAMSLHELGNFEEAKKYMKIAMQNDPDNERVKRASRSITQL, from the coding sequence GTGGTCTGGCAGAATGTTATCGGACACTTTTTCACAAAGAAAGAATGGCTAAACAGCACTGCCCTCGTGTTTCAGCTCACAATTTTGGTTTCGCTCCTTACTTACTACCTTTTCCGTGATTTTTTCACAACAATCTTCTTTGGCTATGCTCTCACAATGCTTTTGCTCTGCATTCTCGCCTTTCTGTTCACCCTTCTTGCCCTAAGGAAAGCCCTCTCACTGCGTGGGATTGCTGCACCCGCAAACATTGTTTTCGTCAGCGGACTCTGTCTTTTGTCTGCTGAAGCCCTGTTCCACAGCTTCGGTACCGATGTCCTTATCTTTCCTCACAGTGCATTCTTTTTTATGGGTGTCATCCTGCTTGCTGCAGGTGCTTACCTAGTAGCCAAACTCACAGAATTTGAGAACAAGCACACTGCTGTTCTGATGCTATGGGTAATCGGGAACATTCTACTCATCTTTGCGGTTTCAAAACACTGGTATGAGAACATCACCTTTTCCGTACGTGACAGCATAGTCCTTTTCGGTGGAGCCCTCATTTCGCTTCTTGGGGTCTTCCAGCACATTCTCATAACAAGCTATGGCCGAGAGTTGGATAGTGCAATCATTCTTGGAGATGCGAAGTATGTTTCAGGCAAGTTTGATGAGGCAATAGAGCATTATGAAACTGGCTTAAAACTTGACCCAAAAAATGAGTACCTGATCGTGAGGAAAGGAATGACTCTTCTGAGAATGGGGTTGAATGAAAATGCCTATCGGCTCTTTTCTAGTGCGTCAAATGATTTTCCTAGCAGCATGGAGATTTTGATTGGTGCAGGCATCGCAGCTACTAAACTCGGGAGACATAGCACTGCGTTGGAACATTTTCATAGGGCAGAAAGTATCCAGAAAACCGCAGGACTATACAACAACATGGGCAATGTGCTCTTCAACATGGGGAGAATTGAAGAGGCATTAGATTATTACAAGAAGGCAATTGAGCTTGATAAAAACTATGAGACCGCATATTTAAATGCAGCAAATGTGCTTACCAGAGCCAAACGATTTGAGGAAGCAATAGCACTTATTAACACGCTCCTTAAACAGAACCCAAATTCTGCCGAGGCACATTATCAGATGAGCAAGATATACATGGAGATGGGCGAGTATGTAAAGAGCATTGAAGAAGTAGATACAGCAATTATGCTTAAACCCACATTCAGTGATGCCTGGATTGGTAGAGGTGCCTTGATAGAACGAATGAGACATGGAAAGATCGAAATTGAGCCAAAACCAGTACCTAGTGCTTCAAGAAAAACCACGGTGCTTAACCTTCTTCGCCTTAGAATTTTTTCTACACTGGAGGAATATCAGAAATTTGCTAACACAATATTTCCAGAGCCCTCTACAGAATTTAAAGGAACGGTGGAGATTACAGAAACAGTTGAACAAGCGAGAAAGGCCTTTTTGGAAAAGAAGTGGGAACCTGCTGTTAAACTCGCTAAAAAAGTTCTTGAGCAAGAGCCAGATAATCTTGATGCACTTCTGATTCTTGCCAACGCACTTGAAGCTACAGGGAATTACGGAGATGCTAGTACTGCCTATAGAAAAGCTGCAGAACATTCAAAAAGACCAGAAACATACATCAAAGCTACGATTACTGCGGCGATGGCGGGCTATTGGCTTGAAGCAGTTGAATCCATAGATGCCCTTCTTGAGAAAGAGCGTGAGAATGCAGAGGCGTGGGTCATAAAGGGTTTGCTGCTCTATTTTCTAGATGTGCCATTGTCCAGCATAGAATGCTTTGAGTATGCCCTTGCTTTCCAGCCTGAGAACAAGGATGCATTGTATGGTAAAGGCCTTGCTCTTATGAAGCTCGGCTTGGAAAGTGAGGCTGCGGCATGTTTTTCCCAGGCAAACGCGGTTTCCATATACTTTACAGAAATTTTTTCAAAACTACCAGAAAGAAAGAAGTCGTTGAAGGACTATCTTAGATATGCAGCTGAACTTGCTCATAGAAAGAAATTTGAGGAAGCAATTCGATTTTTGAGCTTCGTGTTAAAGGTCAAGGGAGACGATGAAAATGTATGCTATTTTGCCGCTGTTATCTATGGGACTATGAAAAAATACGGGAAGGCAGAAGAATTGCTTCGAAGTGCCGTTGAGAAAGATGCAGACAATCCAAATTTCGTAACCGCACTTGCAGAAATCCTTCGAAAAAGTGGTAAGGCAAAGGAAGCGGTAAGCTTGGTTGAGAACTACATATCTAAACGTGAAAATCCACCAGCAGAATTGATTGCAGAGCATGCAATGTCTTTGCATGAGTTGGGAAATTTTGAGGAAGCAAAAAAATACATGAAAATTGCCATGCAGAATGACCCTGATAATGAGAGGGTGAAAAGAGCTAGTAGGAGCATTACGCAGTTATAA